In the Methylophilus sp. 5 genome, one interval contains:
- a CDS encoding diacylglycerol kinase, with product MQNNQPPSHQESPFKGKTGVRRLINAFGYSMDGFKAAYQHEDAFRQEVWLSLVLIPLAFYLEAEALHRILMVGSVLLVMIVELLNSAVEAVVDRVSIERHALAKRAKDIGSAAVLLALINLAVVWGLILLG from the coding sequence ATGCAAAACAATCAACCACCCAGCCACCAGGAAAGTCCGTTTAAAGGCAAAACCGGTGTTCGTCGCTTAATCAATGCCTTTGGCTACTCTATGGACGGCTTTAAAGCGGCCTATCAGCATGAGGATGCCTTCCGCCAGGAGGTCTGGCTCTCGCTGGTACTGATTCCACTGGCTTTTTATCTCGAAGCCGAAGCCTTGCACCGCATATTGATGGTCGGCAGCGTGCTGCTGGTGATGATCGTCGAATTGTTAAACTCGGCCGTAGAAGCGGTAGTTGACCGCGTGTCTATTGAACGCCATGCCCTGGCCAAACGTGCCAAAGATATTGGCAGCGCTGCAGTATTATTGGCGCTAATTAATCTAGCCGTCGTTTGGGGATTGATTTTGCTTGGCTAA
- the rbfA gene encoding 30S ribosome-binding factor RbfA, with protein MAKAFSRTDRVSEQMRRELADLLMFEVKDPRVHMVTLTGVEVTGDMAHAKVFYTAAKNSKGLQAGLEKAAGFLRSQLGKRMMLRTMPQLHFVYDESIDRGMHMDKLIHQALSDTPPQE; from the coding sequence ATGGCTAAAGCATTTTCAAGAACTGACCGTGTCTCAGAGCAAATGCGCCGTGAACTGGCGGATTTGCTCATGTTTGAGGTCAAAGATCCGCGTGTACACATGGTCACCTTGACCGGGGTTGAGGTGACTGGTGACATGGCGCATGCCAAAGTCTTTTACACCGCTGCAAAAAACAGCAAAGGCTTGCAGGCCGGTCTGGAAAAAGCCGCAGGCTTTTTACGCTCACAGTTGGGCAAGCGCATGATGCTACGTACCATGCCGCAATTACATTTTGTCTATGACGAATCCATAGACCGCGGCATGCACATGGACAAGCTCATCCATCAAGCATTGTCCGACACCCCTCCGCAAGAATAA
- the infB gene encoding translation initiation factor IF-2 — MALSTVGQFAAELGLPTTLLIEQLKSAGVNKTSVDDFLEEGDKAALLDYLRKEHGAANAPKNKITLTRKQNTEIKKLDSSGKARTIQVEVRKKRVLERPEIGYDQPVDAAYEETESVLPEALEELPEVIEEVVAEVPVVEELPEILPEPEPEPVEAPAAEPAPVAEVPVVAKKAAVLSAQEIALREHEAVRAAKLSALQAEDVQRKQALTLRRAEEEAKRQAEAEAAKNKPVPTKLSEGTLHKPANKPTDKPEAKDKKAKTDNRDWTDNENKKRGIKTRGDAPGGAAQGWRTPKGKHHKSSKDDQHAFNAPTEPMIKEIMVPETISVADLAHKMSVKAAEVIKALMKMGMMVTINQVLDQDTAIILVEEMGHKAQAAAANDPESFLEETESVEAVMQARPPVVTVMGHVDHGKTSLLDYIRRSRVASGEAGGITQHIGAYHVETPRGMVTFLDTPGHEAFTAMRARGAKATDIVILVVSADDGVMPQTIEAIHHAKAGNVPIVVAINKVDKPEAQPERVKSELITHEVVPEEYGGEAMFREVSAKTGKGIDELLEAVLLQAEVLELMASQNTPATGLVIEGRLDKGRGPVTTVLVQSGILRRGDMLLAGTAYGRVRAMLDENGNDIKEAGPSIPVEVLGLSDVPSAGEETIVLNDERKAREIALFRQGKFRDVKLAKQHAAKLENIFENMGEGAVQTLNLIIKSDVQGSFEALTTSLQKLSTSEVRVNIIHTAVGAISESDVNLAAASKAVLIGFNVRADAGARKLVENLDVDLRYYNIIYEAVDEIKAALGGMLAPEQKEQMIGTVEIREVYRISKVGAVAGCYVQDGSVKRNSKVRVLRNNVIIHTGELDSLKRFKDDVKEVKNNFECGLSLKNYNEIEVGDILEVYEVVEVARTL, encoded by the coding sequence GTGACAAGGCTGCCTTGCTGGATTACTTGCGTAAAGAGCATGGTGCGGCAAACGCCCCCAAAAATAAAATCACACTGACACGCAAACAAAATACCGAGATCAAAAAGCTCGATAGTTCAGGTAAGGCGCGTACGATTCAAGTGGAAGTGCGCAAAAAACGCGTGCTGGAGCGTCCGGAAATTGGCTATGACCAACCAGTAGATGCGGCTTACGAAGAGACCGAAAGCGTGTTGCCAGAGGCGTTGGAAGAGCTGCCAGAAGTGATTGAAGAGGTCGTGGCCGAAGTGCCTGTGGTGGAAGAGCTGCCTGAGATATTGCCAGAGCCGGAGCCTGAGCCAGTTGAAGCGCCTGCTGCTGAGCCCGCACCCGTGGCCGAAGTGCCTGTAGTCGCGAAAAAAGCAGCTGTGCTGTCTGCGCAGGAAATCGCCTTGCGTGAGCATGAGGCGGTGCGTGCGGCCAAACTGTCTGCCCTGCAGGCTGAGGATGTGCAGCGTAAGCAGGCATTGACGTTGCGCCGCGCCGAAGAAGAGGCTAAACGCCAGGCAGAAGCAGAAGCGGCGAAAAACAAGCCAGTCCCGACTAAGTTGTCTGAGGGCACGTTGCATAAGCCTGCCAATAAACCGACAGATAAACCAGAAGCAAAAGACAAAAAAGCCAAGACCGATAACCGTGACTGGACTGACAACGAAAACAAAAAACGCGGCATTAAAACACGCGGTGATGCTCCAGGTGGTGCGGCCCAAGGCTGGCGTACCCCTAAAGGCAAGCATCATAAATCAAGCAAAGATGATCAGCACGCATTCAATGCGCCAACAGAGCCGATGATCAAAGAGATCATGGTGCCTGAAACGATTTCAGTCGCTGATCTGGCACACAAAATGTCAGTTAAAGCGGCAGAAGTGATTAAGGCGTTGATGAAAATGGGCATGATGGTGACCATTAACCAGGTGTTGGATCAGGATACAGCGATCATTCTGGTTGAAGAAATGGGCCATAAAGCACAAGCTGCTGCTGCAAATGACCCGGAAAGCTTCCTGGAAGAGACCGAGAGCGTTGAGGCTGTGATGCAAGCGCGTCCACCGGTGGTGACCGTGATGGGTCACGTTGACCATGGTAAAACTTCATTGCTAGATTACATTCGTCGCAGCCGTGTCGCCTCTGGCGAAGCGGGCGGCATTACGCAGCACATTGGTGCCTACCACGTCGAAACACCGCGCGGTATGGTGACATTCCTTGATACTCCGGGCCACGAGGCGTTTACTGCCATGCGTGCTCGCGGTGCCAAGGCCACCGATATTGTGATTTTGGTGGTGTCCGCCGATGACGGCGTGATGCCGCAAACGATTGAAGCGATTCACCACGCCAAAGCGGGTAATGTGCCTATCGTGGTGGCGATCAACAAGGTCGATAAACCCGAAGCGCAACCTGAGCGCGTCAAAAGTGAACTGATTACGCATGAAGTGGTGCCGGAGGAGTATGGTGGTGAAGCCATGTTCCGTGAAGTGTCAGCTAAAACAGGTAAAGGCATTGATGAGTTATTAGAGGCGGTGTTACTGCAGGCTGAAGTCCTTGAGCTGATGGCATCACAAAATACACCGGCCACAGGCCTGGTGATCGAAGGTCGCCTGGATAAAGGCCGTGGTCCAGTGACTACCGTGTTGGTACAGTCCGGCATCTTACGCCGCGGCGATATGCTGCTGGCGGGGACTGCTTATGGTCGCGTACGTGCCATGTTGGATGAAAACGGCAACGACATTAAAGAGGCAGGTCCTTCTATTCCGGTAGAGGTGCTTGGTTTATCTGATGTACCGAGTGCTGGTGAAGAAACCATTGTCTTAAATGATGAGCGCAAGGCACGTGAAATTGCATTGTTCCGTCAAGGCAAGTTCCGTGATGTGAAACTGGCTAAACAGCATGCGGCCAAACTGGAAAATATCTTTGAAAATATGGGTGAGGGCGCAGTACAAACGCTGAACCTGATTATCAAGTCAGATGTTCAGGGTTCTTTCGAAGCCTTGACCACCAGCTTGCAAAAACTGTCTACCAGCGAAGTGCGCGTGAATATTATCCACACGGCGGTGGGTGCAATCAGTGAGTCTGACGTCAACCTGGCAGCGGCCTCTAAAGCGGTGTTGATTGGCTTTAACGTGCGTGCCGATGCTGGTGCCCGCAAGCTGGTTGAAAATCTGGATGTAGACCTGCGCTACTACAACATCATTTATGAAGCGGTCGATGAGATCAAAGCGGCATTGGGTGGCATGTTGGCACCAGAGCAAAAAGAGCAAATGATTGGTACGGTAGAAATCCGCGAGGTATACCGCATCTCCAAAGTGGGTGCAGTGGCAGGTTGTTATGTGCAAGATGGTTCGGTTAAACGTAACTCCAAAGTGCGCGTATTGCGTAACAATGTGATTATTCATACCGGTGAGCTGGACTCTCTGAAGCGCTTTAAAGATGACGTTAAAGAAGTGAAAAACAACTTTGAATGTGGTTTGTCACTCAAAAACTACAACGAGATCGAAGTGGGCGATATTCTTGAAGTCTACGAAGTCGTTGAAGTGGCTAGAACGCTGTAA
- the ilvA gene encoding threonine ammonia-lyase, biosynthetic has protein sequence MTINYREKIEHSQVYAVARHTPLDEMPNLSARAKNRVLLKREDMQPVFSFKLRGAYNKMAHLPPDALARGVICASAGNHAQGVALSAQKMGCRAVIVMPTTTPAIKVNAVRARGAEVVLFGDSYSDAYAHALEVEKTEGLTFVHPYDDPDVIAGQGTIALEIVQDHPEPIEAIFCCVGGGGLLAGIAAYIKAVRPEIKVIGVEAQDAEAMTESLKIGQRVMLEQVGLFADGAAVKQVGEHTFALVQQYVDDMIVVDNDEVCAAIKDVFEDTRSILEPAGALALAGLKAYSEKHQLQGKTMIAVASGANMNFDRLRFIAERAELGEHREAVFAVTIPEAPGAFKAFCRQLGNRNITEFNYRFADSRQAHIFVGLAVHNPAEAADIASGLSAAGLPTLNLSDNEMAKLHLRHLVGGHAPQAQHEVVYRFEFPEKPGALMNFLESMGHNWNISLFHYRNHGADFGRVLVGMQVPPDDKAAFEQFLQQLGYPYWDESQNPAYRLFLG, from the coding sequence ATGACCATCAATTACCGCGAAAAAATCGAACACTCTCAAGTCTATGCCGTGGCCAGGCACACACCGCTCGATGAGATGCCTAATCTGTCTGCCCGCGCTAAAAATCGGGTGCTCTTAAAGCGCGAAGATATGCAGCCAGTCTTCTCATTTAAGCTGCGTGGCGCTTACAACAAGATGGCCCATTTGCCGCCCGATGCATTGGCGCGCGGCGTGATTTGCGCCAGCGCCGGTAATCATGCACAAGGCGTCGCGCTCAGCGCCCAAAAGATGGGCTGCCGCGCGGTGATTGTGATGCCGACCACCACGCCAGCCATTAAAGTGAACGCCGTGCGTGCGCGTGGGGCTGAAGTAGTGTTATTTGGTGACAGCTATTCGGATGCCTATGCGCATGCGCTGGAGGTTGAGAAGACCGAAGGCCTCACCTTCGTACACCCGTATGATGACCCGGATGTGATTGCCGGTCAGGGTACAATCGCGCTCGAAATCGTGCAGGATCATCCTGAGCCAATAGAAGCCATTTTCTGCTGTGTGGGCGGTGGCGGCCTGTTGGCGGGTATTGCGGCCTATATCAAAGCGGTGCGGCCAGAGATCAAAGTCATTGGCGTAGAAGCGCAAGATGCTGAAGCTATGACCGAGTCATTGAAAATTGGCCAGCGGGTCATGCTGGAGCAAGTTGGGCTGTTTGCCGATGGTGCTGCGGTGAAGCAGGTGGGTGAGCATACCTTTGCCCTGGTGCAGCAATATGTTGATGACATGATTGTGGTCGACAATGATGAAGTGTGCGCAGCGATTAAAGATGTGTTTGAAGACACGCGCAGTATTCTTGAACCTGCCGGTGCCTTGGCGTTAGCCGGGCTTAAAGCCTACAGTGAAAAACACCAGTTGCAAGGCAAAACCATGATTGCGGTCGCCTCTGGCGCCAATATGAACTTTGACCGCCTGCGTTTTATTGCTGAGCGGGCCGAGTTGGGTGAGCACCGCGAGGCCGTATTTGCGGTGACGATTCCTGAAGCGCCGGGCGCTTTTAAAGCATTTTGTCGCCAGTTGGGTAATCGCAATATCACTGAATTCAATTACCGTTTTGCGGACAGCCGCCAGGCGCATATTTTTGTGGGCCTGGCCGTGCATAACCCGGCTGAAGCGGCTGATATTGCCAGTGGCCTGAGTGCCGCTGGCTTGCCAACATTGAATTTGAGTGACAACGAAATGGCCAAGTTACATTTGCGCCACTTGGTGGGCGGGCATGCGCCACAGGCGCAACATGAGGTGGTTTACCGCTTTGAGTTCCCGGAGAAACCAGGTGCGTTAATGAACTTTCTCGAATCCATGGGTCACAACTGGAACATCAGTTTGTTTCACTACCGTAATCATGGCGCCGATTTTGGCCGCGTACTGGTAGGGATGCAGGTGCCACCCGACGATAAGGCCGCCTTTGAGCAGTTTTTGCAGCAACTTGGCTATCCTTATTGGGATGAAAGCCAGAATCCGGCCTATCGTTTGTTTTTGGGTTAG
- a CDS encoding oxidative damage protection protein: protein MARLVQCVKLGKELDGMDFPPYPGELGKKIYMHVSKEAWAGWLKQQTMLVNENRLSLADASARKYLAEQTEKYFFGDGADTASGYVPPSA, encoded by the coding sequence ATGGCAAGATTGGTGCAATGTGTGAAACTGGGCAAAGAACTTGATGGCATGGATTTTCCGCCTTATCCCGGTGAGTTGGGCAAAAAGATTTATATGCACGTGTCCAAAGAGGCTTGGGCGGGCTGGTTGAAGCAACAAACCATGCTGGTCAACGAAAATCGGTTGAGCCTGGCAGATGCCAGCGCTAGAAAATATTTGGCCGAGCAAACTGAAAAGTACTTTTTTGGCGATGGCGCTGATACTGCCAGCGGTTACGTGCCACCCAGCGCGTAA
- the rpiA gene encoding ribose-5-phosphate isomerase RpiA yields MALDKAQQDALKLEVAKAAVTYVKDGIIGVGTGSTANFFIDELAKVKHKITGAVASSEATAQRLRGHGIEVFDLNSVDSLDIYVDGADEITEHMHMLKGGGGALTREKIVAAVAKSFICICDESKFVPVLGKFPLPVEVLPMARSHVARELVKLGGQPQLRDFTTDNGNLILDVHGLTISDPVALEAKINAIVGVVTNGLFAARAANVLLLATPNGVKTLTK; encoded by the coding sequence ATGGCATTGGATAAAGCACAACAAGATGCACTAAAACTCGAAGTGGCAAAAGCCGCAGTGACGTATGTAAAAGACGGTATTATCGGCGTGGGCACCGGCTCTACTGCCAACTTTTTTATCGACGAACTGGCTAAAGTAAAACACAAAATCACCGGTGCGGTTGCCAGCTCTGAAGCCACCGCGCAGCGCCTGCGTGGTCACGGCATTGAGGTGTTTGATTTGAACAGTGTCGACAGCCTGGATATTTATGTCGACGGTGCCGATGAAATCACCGAACACATGCACATGCTCAAAGGCGGCGGCGGCGCATTGACCCGTGAAAAAATCGTCGCAGCAGTGGCTAAATCATTTATCTGTATCTGTGATGAAAGCAAATTCGTGCCAGTGTTAGGCAAGTTTCCGCTGCCAGTAGAAGTGTTGCCAATGGCACGCAGCCATGTGGCGCGCGAATTGGTAAAACTGGGCGGCCAGCCACAGCTGCGTGATTTCACCACCGATAACGGCAACCTGATCCTGGACGTGCACGGCTTGACCATTAGCGACCCGGTTGCACTGGAAGCCAAAATCAACGCCATCGTTGGCGTGGTCACCAATGGCCTGTTTGCCGCACGCGCCGCGAATGTGCTGCTGCTGGCCACCCCTAACGGTGTCAAGACACTGACGAAGTAG
- a CDS encoding histone deacetylase, which produces MPDAAAHEADDRPDQAAITILYDARFELHDTGPDHPEQAQRVSAIVERLQHSASLKPWLRWPTFSAATRADLLRVHSPAYVELLDAEQAGVKPGEHRLLSTGDTVISAHSVAVAMLASGAGMAGVDAVMHQQSPVAFALVRPPGHHATRERGMGFCLTNHIAVAARYAQQHYAIQRILIVDIDVHHGNGTQAIFEADNSVFYFSAHQHPLYPGSGRASEKGVGAGTGYTMNVDVPPSSDEHILLRALDQQLVPAMRQFRPQLIMVSAGLDAHAGDRLGALQYSDRGYGEVATRLKQLAETYAQGRMVWLLEGGYVPLQNADAVEAMIGALLR; this is translated from the coding sequence ATGCCTGATGCGGCTGCTCATGAAGCTGATGATAGGCCTGATCAGGCCGCGATCACCATATTGTATGACGCTCGTTTTGAGTTGCACGACACCGGGCCAGACCACCCGGAGCAGGCGCAGCGCGTCAGTGCGATTGTTGAGCGATTACAGCATAGTGCATCATTAAAGCCATGGTTACGCTGGCCCACATTTTCTGCTGCAACGCGCGCCGATTTACTCCGCGTACACAGTCCAGCTTATGTCGAGTTGCTCGATGCGGAACAGGCAGGCGTTAAGCCTGGCGAGCACCGGCTACTCAGCACGGGTGACACCGTAATATCTGCGCATTCGGTGGCGGTGGCCATGCTGGCGTCTGGCGCAGGCATGGCGGGGGTGGATGCTGTTATGCACCAGCAGTCCCCTGTAGCCTTTGCACTAGTGCGCCCACCTGGACATCATGCGACGCGTGAGCGCGGCATGGGGTTTTGCCTGACCAATCATATCGCTGTCGCTGCACGCTATGCGCAGCAGCATTATGCGATTCAACGTATTTTAATTGTTGATATCGACGTGCATCATGGCAATGGCACGCAGGCGATTTTTGAGGCCGATAACAGCGTCTTTTATTTTAGTGCCCATCAGCATCCCTTGTATCCCGGGAGTGGTCGTGCCTCAGAGAAAGGGGTGGGCGCTGGCACTGGCTATACGATGAATGTAGATGTGCCTCCCAGCAGTGATGAACACATTCTTTTACGCGCCTTAGACCAGCAGCTGGTGCCTGCCATGCGCCAGTTTCGGCCGCAGTTAATCATGGTCTCGGCCGGGCTGGATGCACACGCGGGGGATCGTTTAGGCGCATTGCAATATTCTGATCGCGGCTATGGCGAGGTCGCCACGCGTCTTAAGCAATTGGCCGAGACTTATGCCCAAGGGCGTATGGTCTGGCTGCTGGAGGGCGGCTATGTGCCGTTGCAAAACGCTGATGCTGTTGAGGCGATGATTGGCGCACTGTTGCGGTAA
- a CDS encoding TonB-dependent receptor, protein MNMIKHMAPHAWRQKPLWLAMMAALTTPMIATAGDNAATIDLDQVPVTGNPLGVASDDMVVPVSVISGRELSLRRQGTLGETLNGIPGVTATQFGPNASRPIIRGLDGERVRIMQNGVGVLDASSLSFDHAVGIDPLIIEQIDVVRGPAALLYGGSAMGGVVNAIDHRIPKESLNGYTGRAEARFGGPDNTRNGAAVVDVGNGTFALHADVYSRETSDLDIPGYAVSKRKSRADGTARENKGKLVNSDALANGGALGAAWTFDTGYLGVSYADSNNNYGTVAEENVRIDMQNKRLEVAGEVRELRGPIQKLKLRMAHTDYQHVELEDGVVGTTFKNRGVQGSLEATHLPVAGINGVLGYQFQNTRFQALGEEAFVPGVTTQDQSVYLYEEYAIQQHKITFGGRTGETAVNSADNATFGAGQNKRFNPSSFALGGLYAINDRWSTTFNLSHNERAPSYFELYANGAHIATGQFEVGSTQLKKERSNGIDAQLKWKSGGHSVTLGAYATKFQNFIGLFNTGNDVLVGGDLLPEAEFRAVPALFKGLELEGKFALNDEWALKLRGDYVHAKDTRNNEYLPRISPLRLGGGLDYHLGNWNARMDVLHAFKQNDVAQNELKTDGYTNLSALVAFKLPVKYHVELFAKANNLLNDEIREHASFLKDISPAGARSILVGARADF, encoded by the coding sequence ATGAATATGATCAAACACATGGCGCCACATGCCTGGCGTCAAAAACCGCTATGGCTGGCAATGATGGCCGCCCTAACCACGCCGATGATCGCCACTGCGGGCGATAACGCGGCCACGATAGATCTGGACCAAGTGCCAGTGACGGGTAATCCTTTGGGGGTCGCCTCCGATGACATGGTCGTCCCGGTCTCTGTCATTAGCGGGCGTGAGTTAAGCCTGCGCCGGCAAGGAACGCTGGGTGAAACGCTTAACGGCATCCCTGGTGTGACTGCGACACAGTTTGGCCCCAATGCTTCGCGCCCGATTATCCGTGGCTTGGATGGCGAGCGCGTGCGCATTATGCAAAACGGGGTGGGCGTGCTCGATGCCTCCTCACTGAGTTTTGACCATGCTGTTGGCATAGACCCGCTGATTATTGAACAAATTGACGTGGTGCGTGGGCCAGCAGCGTTGCTATATGGTGGCAGCGCGATGGGCGGCGTGGTCAACGCGATTGACCACCGTATTCCCAAAGAGTCATTAAATGGCTATACCGGCCGTGCCGAGGCGCGTTTTGGCGGGCCGGATAACACGCGTAACGGCGCAGCTGTGGTTGATGTTGGTAACGGCACTTTTGCATTGCATGCCGATGTCTACAGCCGCGAAACCAGTGACCTGGACATCCCTGGCTATGCTGTCTCTAAGCGTAAAAGCCGGGCCGATGGCACCGCTCGCGAAAATAAGGGCAAGCTGGTCAATAGTGATGCGTTGGCCAATGGCGGTGCCTTAGGTGCAGCCTGGACCTTTGACACGGGTTACCTTGGTGTGTCTTATGCCGACTCTAATAATAACTATGGCACCGTGGCTGAAGAAAACGTGCGCATAGACATGCAAAATAAACGCCTTGAAGTGGCGGGTGAAGTGCGTGAGTTGCGAGGCCCTATCCAAAAACTTAAATTGCGTATGGCGCACACTGATTATCAACACGTCGAGCTAGAAGATGGTGTCGTCGGCACCACTTTTAAAAACCGCGGTGTGCAGGGTAGCCTGGAAGCAACGCATCTGCCGGTGGCCGGCATCAATGGTGTGTTGGGGTATCAATTTCAAAATACGCGCTTTCAGGCGCTGGGTGAAGAGGCTTTTGTGCCTGGGGTGACGACGCAAGACCAGTCTGTGTATTTATATGAAGAATATGCGATTCAACAGCACAAAATAACGTTTGGCGGACGCACAGGTGAAACCGCCGTCAATTCGGCAGACAATGCCACGTTTGGTGCCGGACAAAACAAGCGCTTTAATCCGAGCAGCTTTGCCTTAGGTGGCTTATACGCAATCAATGATCGCTGGAGCACTACGTTTAATCTCTCCCACAATGAACGCGCGCCGAGTTATTTTGAGTTATATGCCAACGGCGCGCATATCGCGACTGGTCAATTTGAGGTGGGTAGCACCCAGCTCAAAAAAGAACGCTCTAATGGCATTGATGCGCAACTAAAATGGAAGTCGGGCGGCCACAGTGTGACCTTGGGCGCCTATGCAACCAAGTTTCAAAACTTTATTGGTTTGTTTAATACCGGCAATGACGTGCTGGTGGGGGGGGACTTATTGCCAGAAGCCGAGTTTAGGGCCGTCCCCGCGCTGTTTAAAGGTCTTGAGCTAGAGGGTAAGTTTGCCTTGAATGATGAGTGGGCGCTTAAATTACGCGGTGACTATGTACATGCCAAAGATACGCGAAACAATGAATATCTACCGCGTATCTCGCCATTGCGTTTAGGCGGCGGCCTGGACTACCATCTGGGTAACTGGAACGCGCGGATGGATGTGTTGCACGCGTTCAAGCAAAACGATGTTGCGCAAAATGAGTTGAAAACCGATGGCTATACCAACCTGAGCGCATTAGTTGCGTTCAAGCTGCCGGTGAAGTATCACGTAGAGCTGTTTGCCAAGGCCAATAACCTGCTCAATGACGAGATCCGCGAGCACGCGTCTTTTCTCAAAGATATTTCGCCTGCGGGTGCGCGGTCTATTCTGGTTGGTGCCAGGGCTGATTTTTAA
- the truB gene encoding tRNA pseudouridine(55) synthase TruB: protein MQTKRIKRAVNGVLLLDKPFGFSSNQALQKVKWLYQAQKAGHTGTLDPLATGVLPICLGEATKFAQYLTDENKTYVATVKFGVSTTTGDKEGEVVSQVDCHITRADIEAVLPQFMGLITQVPPMYSALKVNGKPLYEYARDGVELVRAPRQVTIHALRVLSCVDNSAEIEVCCSKGTYIRTLGEDIGNVLQAGGHLTALRRTATATYQLAHTVTIEALEQMTAEQRDALLLPVDTAITVLPKILLQEDAAYYFKQGNPVWVSGTIPAGELRIYSEAGLFLGLGVQQRDGRIAPKRVVNL from the coding sequence ATGCAAACCAAACGCATTAAACGCGCCGTTAACGGCGTGTTGCTGCTCGACAAGCCGTTTGGCTTTTCTTCTAACCAGGCCTTGCAAAAGGTTAAATGGTTATACCAGGCCCAAAAAGCAGGCCATACCGGCACCTTGGATCCTCTGGCAACCGGCGTGTTGCCGATTTGCCTCGGTGAGGCAACCAAGTTTGCCCAGTATTTAACTGATGAAAATAAAACCTATGTTGCTACCGTCAAGTTTGGCGTGAGCACCACCACCGGCGATAAAGAGGGGGAGGTGGTCAGCCAGGTCGATTGCCATATCACCCGTGCAGACATTGAAGCAGTGTTGCCACAGTTTATGGGCCTGATTACACAAGTGCCGCCTATGTATTCGGCACTCAAAGTGAACGGCAAACCTTTGTATGAGTATGCACGCGATGGCGTTGAGTTGGTGCGTGCGCCACGCCAGGTGACCATTCATGCGTTGCGTGTACTTAGTTGCGTCGACAATAGTGCTGAGATTGAAGTGTGTTGTAGCAAAGGCACTTATATTCGCACCTTGGGTGAGGATATCGGTAACGTTTTGCAGGCAGGCGGCCATTTAACGGCGTTGCGCCGCACGGCGACGGCCACTTATCAATTGGCACATACGGTGACGATTGAGGCATTGGAACAGATGACCGCTGAGCAGCGTGATGCGCTGTTGCTGCCGGTAGATACGGCGATTACCGTCTTACCAAAAATATTGCTGCAAGAAGACGCCGCTTATTATTTCAAGCAGGGCAATCCGGTGTGGGTGTCTGGCACTATTCCAGCAGGTGAGCTGCGCATTTATAGTGAGGCTGGCCTATTTTTGGGCCTCGGCGTACAACAGCGTGATGGCCGTATTGCGCCTAAACGCGTTGTTAATCTATAA
- the phoU gene encoding phosphate signaling complex protein PhoU, which produces MQFEHTSKQYDVELESVRAKVLEMGGLVEQQIVNALEALTSADVNLAKDVMERDTRVNALEVQVDEDCSHIIARRQPAARDLRMIMMMVKTITDLERIGDEATKIARTAQRIYEQDRMYKPRFNEIKSMVGIVREMLRTSLDSFARLDVSQTVEVAKQDEQVDEQFRAAMRQLITFMLEDPRTISMSLEVLFVAKAIERIGDHAKNISEYVVYMVKGKDVRHTSLEDIQRETQS; this is translated from the coding sequence ATGCAATTTGAACATACCTCTAAGCAATACGATGTAGAACTGGAATCGGTACGCGCCAAGGTTCTGGAAATGGGGGGGCTGGTTGAGCAGCAGATTGTCAATGCGCTGGAGGCACTGACCAGTGCCGACGTCAACCTGGCCAAAGATGTGATGGAGCGTGACACCCGCGTCAACGCACTTGAAGTACAAGTCGACGAAGATTGCAGCCATATCATCGCCCGCAGACAACCTGCCGCCCGTGATTTGCGCATGATCATGATGATGGTTAAAACCATCACCGACCTTGAGCGTATTGGTGATGAGGCCACCAAAATTGCCCGTACGGCCCAGCGCATTTACGAACAAGACCGCATGTACAAACCGCGATTTAACGAGATTAAATCCATGGTCGGCATTGTGCGCGAAATGCTGCGCACGTCACTCGATTCGTTTGCGCGCCTGGATGTCAGCCAAACCGTAGAAGTGGCCAAACAAGACGAGCAAGTTGACGAGCAGTTCCGTGCGGCTATGCGTCAGCTGATTACCTTTATGCTGGAAGACCCACGCACCATCTCCATGTCACTGGAAGTGCTGTTTGTGGCCAAAGCGATTGAGCGTATTGGCGATCACGCTAAAAACATCTCTGAATATGTCGTCTACATGGTGAAAGGCAAAGATGTGCGCCACACCAGCCTGGAAGATATTCAGCGCGAAACGCAATCTTAA